The DNA segment CAGGCAGGAACGCCCGAATATGCCGAAGGATTGGTGTCCCTTTTGCCCTGGCTCAGGCAAAGTGCCCGATCACTATGATGTTCTGAAGTATGATAACGATTTTCCCGTTTTGAAACTTGAACCCGATGAACCCGAAGTCCCTTCAGATGACTTCTACAGGGTTATGAAAAACTATGGCAAGTGTGAGGTTATTCTTTATGCTTCTCAACACAATGCAAAGTTGTGGCAGTTAAGTGTAGAGCACATTGTAAAACTTGTAAACCTCTGGATTGAAAGAAATAATGAGTTATCAAAGGATGAAAATATAAAATATGTGTTTCCTTTTGAAAATAGAGGTGAGGAGGTTGGTGTTACTATTATTCACCCCCATGGGCAACTGTATGCCTATCCCTTTGTGCCACTTAAACTGAAAGTCGAACTTGATTCCTGCAAAGAGTACTATATGGAGCATAACGAGTGTATGATCTGCCATATGAATGCTATGGAAAAGGCATTTCAAAAAAGGGTTGTTTTTGAAAATGAGAGTTTTATTGCATACCTTCCTTTCTTTACCGATTACCCTTACGGCGTTTTCATCGTAAGCAAGAGGCATTTTGGAAACCTTGCGGACTTTACGGAACCTGAGA comes from the Caldisericum sp. genome and includes:
- the galT gene encoding galactose-1-phosphate uridylyltransferase, producing MGELRWNPLLKTWVMVAPNRQERPNMPKDWCPFCPGSGKVPDHYDVLKYDNDFPVLKLEPDEPEVPSDDFYRVMKNYGKCEVILYASQHNAKLWQLSVEHIVKLVNLWIERNNELSKDENIKYVFPFENRGEEVGVTIIHPHGQLYAYPFVPLKLKVELDSCKEYYMEHNECMICHMNAMEKAFQKRVVFENESFIAYLPFFTDYPYGVFIVSKRHFGNLADFTEPEKRDLAKMLKTITGAFDLLFDRPFPYMMVIHQTPVNTEEYKESDKYFHFHIEFYPPLRDKDKIKWYASSEMGAWAAANPLSVEETAPKLREAIERFLKNEPE